Sequence from the Methanobrevibacter arboriphilus genome:
GAAAACAATAAATTAACAAAAGCCCATCCTTGTGGATGTGAACCTGAATATAAGGGATATTAGAATATTAAGATCACAGATTTAAATGTAAAATAAAAGATAGGTAAAATAATAGACTTTATAAATAATTTTTTAATTTTTTATTAATCCTTTATCAATTTTTTATTTTTTTATTAACATTTTTATTAGAAATATTTATATATTGTTTGATATAAATATAATCAGTAATACTGATTATCATAAAATATGATTAATTTTTGGAGAGAAAATTTTGTGTTTAAATAACGATTATTTAGATGTGAATAATAGTTATGGGTATGTACTTGCAACTATTCTTCATAAATTTGGAGAAAAGTTTGATGAAGCTTTAAAAGATTATTCTATAGTAACAAATCATTATCGTGTGCTTGTATCAATTTTTAACAATGAAAAAATCAATCAAAAAAAATTAGGAGAAATTTTAAAGATTGATAGAACTACTATGGTATATCTTATTGATCATCTTGAAGATGAAGGATATATAATAAGACAAAAAAATCAAGAAGATAGGCGATCTTTTCAATTAGTACTTACAAATAAAGGAAAATCTATAATAAATCCTATATGTAGAATTAGAGATGAGATACATGATCAATGTTTAAAAGAGTTGACTGAAAATGAAAAAAGAATACTTAGAGAAATCTGTAAAAAAATAGGAGATGATTAGATTACAACTAATAATAAAAATAGCACTAAAAATACTAATGGGGTTTCGATTTTATTGGGAGATCCAAAAAAAGCTGTTCTAAAGTTATCTATTCCTATGATTATTGCTATGATCATAAATTCTCTCTATGCATTTATTGATGGAGTATGGGTAGCTGGACTAGGAGATGCATCATTAGCTGCAATAGGCTTTGTAAATCCATTATATCTAATAGTTTTTGGAGTTTCAAATGGAATTGGTGCAGGTGCTACAGCCGTAATCTCTAGGTATATAGGCTCAAAAAATAAAAAAGAAGCAGATAATGCAGCTTTACATGTAATTTTACTAACTATTATTATTACAATCATATTTACAGCATTGATTCTAATTTTTCTCAAACCAATATTATTAACAATGGGTGCAGGACCTACTATAAATTTAGGAATGGAATATGGTAATATTCTATTTTTAGGAACTATTTTCATAGTTTTTTCAGCTACAGCTTATGGAATATTAAGAGCTGAGGGAAATGTTATAAAAACAACTTATGCTATGTTATTTGGAGCAATATTAAATATGTTTCTAGATCCAATTTTCATTTATTATCTTGATTTAGGTGTAGCTGGAGCAGCTATTGCAACAGTAATATCTATGGGATTAGTTTCATTATTATTGTTGTATTGGTTTAAAGGAGATACATATATCAAATTTTCTCTAAAAGATTTTATATATAAGAGTAAACTTATAAAAGAGATTTTAAGTGTAGGATTACCTGCTGGTGTTGAATTTTTCCTTATAAGTGTTCTTGCAATAACATTAAATGCTATTTTGATGATTGTATCTGGTGTAGATGGTGTTGCTGTGTATACTGGAGGTTGGCGTTTTGTTGCAATAGTAATGGTGATTCCTATAGCTATTGGAACATCTGTAATAGCAATAACTGGTGCAAATCTCGGAGCAAAAAGATATGAGAATATAGATATAACTCATAGCTATGCAATAAAGTTTGGAACTTTAATTATTGTAATCTTATCAATAGCTATCTTCATTTTGGCTCCATATATTAGTTATTTATTTGCATATACCCCAGGTTCTGAAAATTTATTAGGGCAAATGACAGATTTCTTAAGGATCACCTGTTTATTTTATTTATTTTTCCCATTAGGAGTTGTATCATCTTCAGTTTTCCAAGGATTAGGAAAAGGATTGAATTCTTTGATAATTGCATTTATAAGAGCATTAATTCTTCAAATAGTATTTTCATATGTTTTTGCAATTGTTTTAAATTTAGGACAAACTGGTGTTTGGTATGGAATTGTACTTGGAAATGCAATTGGAGCAATAATAGCATATATATGGTCTAAAATTTATATAAGTAAACTTTCTAATGAAGATGAAAAATTTTGTTGATTAATTTTTAATAAAACTAATAATTTTATAAAAAAGAAAAAATTATAATAATTGAAATTTATAAATATATAATAGGTGTTTTTATGAAAATATTTACTATGGGATCTTCAGGGAAAACAGCAGAAGAATTCTTTAATAATATCGATAAAAATAAAGTTGAACTTTTATTGGATGTTCGTTTACATAATCATTCTCAGTTATTAGGTTTTACTAAGGGGACTGATTTGGAATATTTCTTAGATAAATTATCT
This genomic interval carries:
- a CDS encoding MATE family efflux transporter, yielding MGDPKKAVLKLSIPMIIAMIINSLYAFIDGVWVAGLGDASLAAIGFVNPLYLIVFGVSNGIGAGATAVISRYIGSKNKKEADNAALHVILLTIIITIIFTALILIFLKPILLTMGAGPTINLGMEYGNILFLGTIFIVFSATAYGILRAEGNVIKTTYAMLFGAILNMFLDPIFIYYLDLGVAGAAIATVISMGLVSLLLLYWFKGDTYIKFSLKDFIYKSKLIKEILSVGLPAGVEFFLISVLAITLNAILMIVSGVDGVAVYTGGWRFVAIVMVIPIAIGTSVIAITGANLGAKRYENIDITHSYAIKFGTLIIVILSIAIFILAPYISYLFAYTPGSENLLGQMTDFLRITCLFYLFFPLGVVSSSVFQGLGKGLNSLIIAFIRALILQIVFSYVFAIVLNLGQTGVWYGIVLGNAIGAIIAYIWSKIYISKLSNEDEKFC
- a CDS encoding MarR family winged helix-turn-helix transcriptional regulator; translation: MCLNNDYLDVNNSYGYVLATILHKFGEKFDEALKDYSIVTNHYRVLVSIFNNEKINQKKLGEILKIDRTTMVYLIDHLEDEGYIIRQKNQEDRRSFQLVLTNKGKSIINPICRIRDEIHDQCLKELTENEKRILREICKKIGDD